The Gemmatimonadetes bacterium SCN 70-22 DNA window GGGTTGCCGACCTTGATCAGCTCCGGCTCGTCGTACTTGGGGAAGATGCGGATGTCGACCTCATTGGGGCGATCGACGCGCCGGTTGAAGAAGAGCGACAGCTTGTTGGCGTCGTCGAACTTCCAGGCGGCGCGCAGGTTGGGGAACGGCCGGAAATACCGATAGCCGTCGCTCTTGTAGGTGTTATGGCCCGGGTTGACGTCGTAGTCGACGTGCACGGCCTCGATGCGGACTCCCCCTTCGAGCTCCACGTGCTCGCTCTCGAAGACGTAGTTGCCGTACACGGCGGGAATGGTCTCGCGGTAGGTCGCCCAGCCGCCGGCTCCCGTGTCGATGGGAGAGTTCTGGCCCGGGAAGAAGCGCATGTTCACCGGGATGGAGCGGTAGCGCCCCTTGAACCCCGCCTCCAGACGCCCCTGCCGGAGCGGCTTGACGTAGTCGGCGTTGAGGTCCACGACGTGCTCGTCGGAGAGCAGCTTGAACGCGTCGCGCCCCGTGAAGGAAGGGAGCGTGTTGGTGAAGAAGTACTGCTCGTCCTCGCGGTGGAAGGAGTAATTGCTGGTGAAGGTCAGCGTGTGCCCGGCCTGCGGGAACCTGTGCACCAGCGAGGCGGTGCCGAACGCGGTGTACTTGACCTCGTCCTCCAGGAACTGCCACAGGCGCAAGCGGGTCTGCAACGTCTGGTCGAAGTACGGGTTGTCGCCGTAGTCGAGGATCTTCTCGCGGTTGAACAGCCCGGCGACGTGGAGCGTGTTGCGCTCATCGATGGCGTGGTCCACCCCCGCGTTGAGGGTGGCGTAGTCGGTGCGGCGGTTGCGCTTGACCTGTTGGACGATGACGGTGCCGTCGTCGTAGGTGCGGGTGGCGAACTCGTTCTTGTTGAGCGTCGGGGAATAGAGCCAGTCGGCCTGCAGGAAGGAGTTGGTCTTGCCGTTGCGGTAGTTGACGCCGACCGAGGGGTTGAACTTGGGCGTGCCCTGGTACTGTGGGCGGATGGTGGGGAGGTTCGCCTTCTTCTCCCACAGCGCGCCCGCACCGCCCATCACGCCCAGCTTGCCGTTGAAGCCGCGCTGTTCCTCCTTGCGGAAAACGAGGTTGATGATACCGGCGCTGGCGTTGGCATCGAACTTGGCCGACGGATTGTTGATGACGTCGATGCGCTCGAGCGCCGACGCGGGGAGGTTGTCCAGGCCGGCTTGCGAGCCGAAGCCGGTGAGTGCGGTCTGCTTGCCGTCGATGAGGACGACGACCTTGTCGCTGCCGCGGAGGAGAATCTTGCCGTCCTGTCCGACGGTCACCCCCGGCACGGCGCTCATGGCCTGGAGGACGGAACCGCCCGACTGACTGATGTTGTCGGCGACGGTGAAGCTCTTGCGGTCCATGGCCGCGGAGACGGCATCGGCGCTCCCCGTGACGACGACGCCGGCCAGCGCCTGCGGCGACCGGGTCATCGCGATGGGGCCGAGGTCGAGGAAGGGACTCAGCTCACCGATCAGGACGCGCTGTCGGAGGGGCTGGTAGCCGATCGACCGGGCCACCAGGACGTATACCCCCTTCTTGAGCGCCGCGAAGGTGAAGGCGCCCTCCTGGTCGGTCAGCCCTCCTGCGACGAACGCGCTGTCCTTCTCCGCCACGAGCTGAAGCGAGAGGTAGGGGAGCGGCGCCTTCGACTCGGCGTCCTGGAGTCTGCCCGAGAGGGTGACGCCCGACGGCGTCTGGGCGGCAACGGCTAGCGGGAGGCAGAGCGAGCAGAGAAACCAACGAAGGACGCGGAGTGGCACGGTACGGGGAAGGGTTGGGCTCGAGGCGTGTATGGAGAACGCCCGTGTGAGGTCCGTCGGGGCGCATCGCGGTGCGCTGGCAAGTTCGCGGGGCGTCGCAGGG harbors:
- a CDS encoding TonB-dependent receptor → MPLRVLRWFLCSLCLPLAVAAQTPSGVTLSGRLQDAESKAPLPYLSLQLVAEKDSAFVAGGLTDQEGAFTFAALKKGVYVLVARSIGYQPLRQRVLIGELSPFLDLGPIAMTRSPQALAGVVVTGSADAVSAAMDRKSFTVADNISQSGGSVLQAMSAVPGVTVGQDGKILLRGSDKVVVLIDGKQTALTGFGSQAGLDNLPASALERIDVINNPSAKFDANASAGIINLVFRKEEQRGFNGKLGVMGGAGALWEKKANLPTIRPQYQGTPKFNPSVGVNYRNGKTNSFLQADWLYSPTLNKNEFATRTYDDGTVIVQQVKRNRRTDYATLNAGVDHAIDERNTLHVAGLFNREKILDYGDNPYFDQTLQTRLRLWQFLEDEVKYTAFGTASLVHRFPQAGHTLTFTSNYSFHREDEQYFFTNTLPSFTGRDAFKLLSDEHVVDLNADYVKPLRQGRLEAGFKGRYRSIPVNMRFFPGQNSPIDTGAGGWATYRETIPAVYGNYVFESEHVELEGGVRIEAVHVDYDVNPGHNTYKSDGYRYFRPFPNLRAAWKFDDANKLSLFFNRRVDRPNEVDIRIFPKYDEPELIKVGNPGLQPQYATSMELGYKTSWATGSLYTAAYHRIVDGTITRIATQPPGSVLLYNVFQNAGRSWSTGGEVVWQQLVGAQLSLNANANVYRRIIDAFSVVNRYPVPVTYTASREQLTSGNVKLNATLTLPRDWQLQLSNIYLAPDLFPQGRMGSRYLLDAGAKKSVLRGRGEIVVNATDLLNTNQVERTIRGTNFRLVSTDYLETQVIRVGYNWKF